Proteins from a single region of Stappia sp. ES.058:
- the hisI gene encoding phosphoribosyl-AMP cyclohydrolase, which translates to MSDTTFAARGDKTDIETGTEFQPKFDADGLIACVVTDADDGCVLMVGYMNAEALARTLETGEAWYWSRSRQNFWKKGETSGQVQQVVELLTDCDQDALVLKVRVAGNGATCHVGYRSCFYRRLSKTQDGSVRLESTGDARVYDPDVVYGRKS; encoded by the coding sequence TGAGCGACACGACCTTCGCTGCGCGCGGCGACAAGACGGACATCGAGACAGGTACGGAATTCCAGCCCAAATTCGACGCGGACGGCCTGATCGCCTGCGTCGTCACGGATGCCGATGACGGCTGCGTGCTGATGGTTGGATACATGAATGCGGAGGCCCTCGCCCGCACGCTTGAAACCGGCGAAGCCTGGTACTGGAGCCGGTCCCGCCAAAATTTCTGGAAAAAGGGCGAAACTTCCGGTCAGGTTCAACAGGTTGTCGAGCTTCTGACCGACTGCGACCAGGACGCGCTCGTCCTCAAGGTCAGGGTGGCGGGCAATGGCGCCACCTGCCACGTCGGATACCGGTCTTGCTTCTATCGCCGGCTTTCGAAGACGCAGGACGGGTCAGTCCGGCTGGAATCGACGGGCGATGCGCGGGTCTATGATCCCGATGTCGTCTATGGCCGGAAGAGCTAG